The Papaver somniferum cultivar HN1 chromosome 3, ASM357369v1, whole genome shotgun sequence genome includes a region encoding these proteins:
- the LOC113357255 gene encoding egg cell-secreted protein 1.2-like: MALINSKLVLSLTISALMVSSSTFVAAREVPATIHHPGHNLAARINADDGAGMVECWNALYELRSCTNEIILFFMDGEMYLGLECCRAIRIITRECWPSMLTSVGFTAEEGDILRGYCDAPHSAAPRSSPVAMLPPAHAPAQSPISGPSTAP; encoded by the coding sequence ATGGCTCTTATCAACAGCAAGTTGGTTCTTTCGTTGACAATTTCAGCTCTTATGGTCAGTAGCTCAACATTTGTAGCTGCAAGGGAAGTGCCAGCCACGATTCATCACCCAGGTCATAACTTAGCAGCTCGGATCAATGCGGATGACGGTGCTGGCATGGTTGAATGCTGGAATGCACTATATGAGTTACGATCTTGCACTAACGAGATTATACTTTTCTTCATGGATGGAGAGATGTATCTTGGTCTTGAATGTTGTAGAGCTATCCGTATCATAACTCGTGAATGCTGGCCTTCTATGCTTACTTCTGTGGGTTTTACTGCTGAAGAGGGCGACATTTTACGTGGTTACTGTGATGCTCCACACTCGGCTGCACCTCGTTCTTCACCCGTTGCCATGCTTCCACCGGCACATGCTCCTGCTCAGTCACCTATCTCAGGACCAAGTACTGCCCCATAG
- the LOC113357254 gene encoding developmentally-regulated G-protein 3-like produces MATVMQKIKDIEDEMAKTQKNKATSHHLGTLKAKLAKLRRDLLAPPSKGGGGGAGEGFDVTKSGDSRVGLVGFPSVGKSTLLNKLTGTFSEVASYEFTTLTCIPGVITYRGAKIQLLDLPGIIEGAKDGKGRGRQVISTARTCNCILIVLDAIKPITHKRLIEKELEGFGIRLNKEPPNMAFRRKEKGGINFTSTVANTHLDLETVKAICGEYRIHNADVSLRFDATADDLIDVIEGSRVYIPCIYVVNKIDQITLEELEILDKLPHYCPVSAHLEWNLDGLLDKIWEYLDLTRIYTKPKGMNPDYEDPVILSSKKRTVEDFCIRIHKDMLKQFKYALVWGSSVKHKPQRVGREHELEDEDVVQIIKKV; encoded by the exons ATGGCGACCGTCATGCAGAAAATCAAAGACATTGAAGATGAG ATGGCGAAAACGCAAAAGAACAAAGCTACTTCTCATCATCTTGGAACACTTAAG GCTAAACTGGCAAAGCTACGACGGGATCTCCTTGCACCTCCATCgaaaggaggtggtggtggtgctggtgaaGGCTTTGATGTTACTAAAAGTGGTGATTCTAGAGTTGGTCTTGTTGGGTTCCCTTCAGTGGGAAAATCAACCCTTCTAAATAAATTAACTGGTACATTTTCagag GTAGCATCCTATGAATTTACAACCTTGACTTGCATTCCAGGTGTTATCACATACAGAGGGGCGAAAATTCAG TTACTTGATCTCCCTGGGATTATCGAGGGAGCGAAAGATGGAAAGGGTAGAGGAAGACAG GTTATCAGTACTGCCAGAACATGCAACTGTATTTTAATTGTTCTTGATGCAATAAAACCAATAACTCACAAGCGTCTAATTGAGAAAGAGCTGGAGGGATTTGGCATAAG ATTAAACAAGGAACCACCTAATATGGCCTTCAGGAGGAAGGAAAAGGGTGGAATTAACTTCACGTCAACTGTAGCAAACACACATCTGGACCTTGAGACAGTGAAGGCCATATGTGGTGAATACAGAATTCATAATGCTGATGTCTCACTGCGGTTTGATGCAACTGCTGATGATCTCATAGATGTCATTGAGGGAAGTAGGGTATATATACCATGCATTTATGTTGTTAATAAGATTGATCAGATTACACTCGAAGAGCTGGAGATCCTGGACAAACTCCCTCATTACTGCCCAGTCAG TGCTCACCTAGAGTGGAACCTTGACGGCCTTCTTGATAAGATATGGGAATATCTTGACCTAACCCGTATATACACCAAACCAAAGGGGATGAATCCAGATTATGAAGACCCTGTAATTCTATCATCCAAGAAGAGAACCGTAGAGGATTTCTGCATCCGAATTCACAAAGATATGCTTAAGCAATTCAAGTA TGCGCTGGTTTGGGGTTCAAGTGTGAAGCACAAGCCACAAAGAGTAGGCAGG GAACACGAACTCGAAGATGAAGATGTCGTCCAAATTATCAAAAAGGTGTGA